A single Candoia aspera isolate rCanAsp1 chromosome 7, rCanAsp1.hap2, whole genome shotgun sequence DNA region contains:
- the GSAP gene encoding gamma-secretase-activating protein isoform X4 translates to MIENSSRLSKERIADDVIWSQWDMLEQRLFYIVTKEERDLLNCIQFYPNKDFKLILEVPLEISLADIRLKSLNLDYSYYQDQEAIPKPLDVRVFTTDKGSLCLCYSLTTMNFREVTYSVSFLHKGYSKTYTTTLEKMDSLEIKELAFLDLDSYMAVYLPGQFLHLLNTQHPDLICHSFFLTGIDAEINQLNAHAIFSPVKSSILDRSTGKIFTVAMGEKALLQFLWNSKLDHDKLAALHCLLLHIGSTVDLESQIIQWISDNVSTCFAFDPIQELIIASLYWKMCLETINLDRLLPYTSLLNWKEEVPGILCKTHITSLPFLKVQNCKGFWEKLNLNLEYVKYVEQPLHFSHKVLRKEWDKLLSDEKTAARTIYIKSIFENTKRVLSSLNTWETEERIVPLFQDEDYQQRLLTGLMVAQLKDHLLRPLQYVGKKKIDQIAVDYVSKLLDLICRMVENAWRKYSPCSLSFSFRQQGKANEITVFRIMCQILQAASGMCLPLPPGFHTLHLEVGMRCLPLHTVLQYIDHGVLHLTEKYVMNLWKELDNTEKNVNLKLSILTRLPQVIGCKICQLWNHSLSSNAIARNYVKLLFEELRNRQDGQLLWNKPT, encoded by the exons ATGATTGAAAATTCAAGCCGGCTTTCGAAAGAGAGAATTGCCGATGATGTCATTTGGTCCCAATGGGATATGCTAGAACAAAGACTATTCTACATTGTCACAAAG GAAGAAAGAGACCTATTAAACTGCATCCAATTTTATCCCAATAAAGACTTTAAACTAATA CTGGAAGTGCCTTTAGAGATCTCCTTGGCTGACATAAGATTAAA ATCTTTGAACTTGGATTATAGCTATTATCAAGACCAAGAAGCGATACCCAAACCTTTGGATGTACGTGTTTTTACCactgacaaag GAAGCTTATGTCTGTGTTACAGTCTGACTACTATGAATTTCAGAGAAGTGACATATTCTGTGTCTTTTCTACACAAAG gtTATAGTAAAACATATACTACTACTTTGGAAAAAATGGATTCCCTAGAAATAAAGGAGCTGGCTTTTTTGGATCTTG ACTCTTACATGGCTGTGTACTTACCTGGACAGTTCCTGCACCTTCTGAACACACAGCATCCTGACTTGATCTGCCATAGTTTCTTTCTAACAGGTAT AGATGCAGAAATTAATCAACTGAACGCTCACGCTATCTTTTCCCCTGTCAAGTCGAGCATCTTGGACCGCAGCACAGGAAAGATATTTACTGTTGCAATGGGCGAAAAGGCCTTGTTGCAATTTCTGTGGAACAGCAAGTTGGATCATGACAAATTAGCAGCATTGCACTGTCTCCTTCTACATATTGGAAGCACAGTGGATTTGGAAAGCCAG ATTATCCAATGGATTTCTGACAATGTGTCTACTTGTTTTGCATTTGATCCTATACAAGAACTTATAATCG CCTCTTTATACTGGAAAATGTGTCTGGAAACCATCAACTTGGATAGGCTTTTACCATACACTTCACTGCTGAACTGGAAGGAG GAAGTTCCTGGAATTCTGTGTAAAACACACATTACCTCATTACCGTTTTTAAAG gtACAAAACTGCAAAGGCTTCTGGGAAAAGTTAAACCTGAACCTGGAATATGTGAAATACGTTGAACAGCCCTTGCATTTCAGCCACAAGGTGCTTAGGAAGGAATGGGATAAGTTGCTTTCAGATGAG AAGACTGCAGCAAGAACAATTTACATCAAAAGTATATTTGAAAACACAAAAAG gGTGCTATCTAGTTTGAATACATGGGAAACAG aAGAAAGGATAGTTCCTCTTTTTCAAGATGAGGATTACCAGCAACGCTTGCTAACAGGATTG ATGGTGGCGCAGCTGAAAGATCATCTCCTAAGACCCCTACAGTATGTTGGCAAAAAGAAGATTGATCAAATAGCTGTGGATTATGTTTCAAAACTg CTGGACCTAATATGTCGAATGGTGGAGAATGCTTGGAGGAAATACAGTCCTTGTTCCTTGTCCTTCTCATT CAGGCAACAAGGGAAAGCAAATGAGATCACCGTATTCCGTATCATGTGTCAGATTCTGCAGGCAGCCAGTGGGATGTGTTTGCCTTTGCCCCCAG GATTTCACACCCTGCATTTGGAGGTAGGGATGAGATGCCTCCCTTTGCACACAGTCCTACAGTACATTGATCACGGAGTGTTGCATCTAACAGAAAAGTATGTCATGAATCTTTGGAAAG aattaGACAACACTGAAAAGAATGTGAACCTCAAGTTAAGTATCCTTACAAGGCTTCCCCAGGTAA TTGGCTGCAAGATTTGTCAGCTGTGGAACCATTCTTTAAGCTCAAATGCTATTGCGAGGAACTATGTTAAACTCTTGTTTGAGGAACTCAGAAATAGACAG GATGGGCAGCTTCTATGGAACAAGCCAACATGA
- the GSAP gene encoding gamma-secretase-activating protein isoform X1 has protein sequence MIENSSRLSKERIADDVIWSQWDMLEQRLFYIVTKEERDLLNCIQFYPNKDFKLILEVPLEISLADIRLKSLNLDYSYYQDQEAIPKPLDVRVFTTDKGSLCLCYSLTTMNFREVTYSVSFLHKGYSKTYTTTLEKMDSLEIKELAFLDLDSYMAVYLPGQFLHLLNTQHPDLICHSFFLTGIDAEINQLNAHAIFSPVKSSILDRSTGKIFTVAMGEKALLQFLWNSKLDHDKLAALHCLLLHIGSTVDLESQIIQWISDNVSTCFAFDPIQELIIASLYWKMCLETINLDRLLPYTSLLNWKEEVPGILCKTHITSLPFLKVQNCKGFWEKLNLNLEYVKYVEQPLHFSHKVLRKEWDKLLSDETAARTIYIKSIFENTKRVLSSLNTWETEERIVPLFQDEDYQQRLLTGLMVAQLKDHLLRPLQYVGKKKIDQIAVDYVSKLLDLICRMVENAWRKYSPCSLSFSFRQQGKANEITVFRIMCQILQAASGMCLPLPPGFHTLHLEVGMRCLPLHTVLQYIDHGVLHLTEKYVMNLWKELDNTEKNVNLKLSILTRLPQVIGCKICQLWNHSLSSNAIARNYVKLLFEELRNRQHNILFMDRISARIEFLPLNYLVTIIGEMEHQGWAASMEQANMNARLVEELALKHTTTLLGL, from the exons ATGATTGAAAATTCAAGCCGGCTTTCGAAAGAGAGAATTGCCGATGATGTCATTTGGTCCCAATGGGATATGCTAGAACAAAGACTATTCTACATTGTCACAAAG GAAGAAAGAGACCTATTAAACTGCATCCAATTTTATCCCAATAAAGACTTTAAACTAATA CTGGAAGTGCCTTTAGAGATCTCCTTGGCTGACATAAGATTAAA ATCTTTGAACTTGGATTATAGCTATTATCAAGACCAAGAAGCGATACCCAAACCTTTGGATGTACGTGTTTTTACCactgacaaag GAAGCTTATGTCTGTGTTACAGTCTGACTACTATGAATTTCAGAGAAGTGACATATTCTGTGTCTTTTCTACACAAAG gtTATAGTAAAACATATACTACTACTTTGGAAAAAATGGATTCCCTAGAAATAAAGGAGCTGGCTTTTTTGGATCTTG ACTCTTACATGGCTGTGTACTTACCTGGACAGTTCCTGCACCTTCTGAACACACAGCATCCTGACTTGATCTGCCATAGTTTCTTTCTAACAGGTAT AGATGCAGAAATTAATCAACTGAACGCTCACGCTATCTTTTCCCCTGTCAAGTCGAGCATCTTGGACCGCAGCACAGGAAAGATATTTACTGTTGCAATGGGCGAAAAGGCCTTGTTGCAATTTCTGTGGAACAGCAAGTTGGATCATGACAAATTAGCAGCATTGCACTGTCTCCTTCTACATATTGGAAGCACAGTGGATTTGGAAAGCCAG ATTATCCAATGGATTTCTGACAATGTGTCTACTTGTTTTGCATTTGATCCTATACAAGAACTTATAATCG CCTCTTTATACTGGAAAATGTGTCTGGAAACCATCAACTTGGATAGGCTTTTACCATACACTTCACTGCTGAACTGGAAGGAG GAAGTTCCTGGAATTCTGTGTAAAACACACATTACCTCATTACCGTTTTTAAAG gtACAAAACTGCAAAGGCTTCTGGGAAAAGTTAAACCTGAACCTGGAATATGTGAAATACGTTGAACAGCCCTTGCATTTCAGCCACAAGGTGCTTAGGAAGGAATGGGATAAGTTGCTTTCAGATGAG ACTGCAGCAAGAACAATTTACATCAAAAGTATATTTGAAAACACAAAAAG gGTGCTATCTAGTTTGAATACATGGGAAACAG aAGAAAGGATAGTTCCTCTTTTTCAAGATGAGGATTACCAGCAACGCTTGCTAACAGGATTG ATGGTGGCGCAGCTGAAAGATCATCTCCTAAGACCCCTACAGTATGTTGGCAAAAAGAAGATTGATCAAATAGCTGTGGATTATGTTTCAAAACTg CTGGACCTAATATGTCGAATGGTGGAGAATGCTTGGAGGAAATACAGTCCTTGTTCCTTGTCCTTCTCATT CAGGCAACAAGGGAAAGCAAATGAGATCACCGTATTCCGTATCATGTGTCAGATTCTGCAGGCAGCCAGTGGGATGTGTTTGCCTTTGCCCCCAG GATTTCACACCCTGCATTTGGAGGTAGGGATGAGATGCCTCCCTTTGCACACAGTCCTACAGTACATTGATCACGGAGTGTTGCATCTAACAGAAAAGTATGTCATGAATCTTTGGAAAG aattaGACAACACTGAAAAGAATGTGAACCTCAAGTTAAGTATCCTTACAAGGCTTCCCCAGGTAA TTGGCTGCAAGATTTGTCAGCTGTGGAACCATTCTTTAAGCTCAAATGCTATTGCGAGGAACTATGTTAAACTCTTGTTTGAGGAACTCAGAAATAGACAG CACAATATATTATTCATGGACAGAATATCAGCCCGTATTGAGTTTCTCCCACTCAACTATTTGGTCACTATCATAGGAGAGATGGAGCATCAAG GATGGGCAGCTTCTATGGAACAAGCCAACATGAATGCAAGATTGGTTGAAGAGCTGGCACTGAAGCACACTACAACGCTCTTAGGTCTTTAA
- the GSAP gene encoding gamma-secretase-activating protein isoform X3, whose amino-acid sequence MIENSSRLSKERIADDVIWSQWDMLEQRLFYIVTKEERDLLNCIQFYPNKDFKLILEVPLEISLADIRLKSLNLDYSYYQDQEAIPKPLDVRVFTTDKGSLCLCYSLTTMNFREVTYSVSFLHKGYSKTYTTTLEKMDSLEIKELAFLDLDSYMAVYLPGQFLHLLNTQHPDLICHSFFLTGIDAEINQLNAHAIFSPVKSSILDRSTGKIFTVAMGEKALLQFLWNSKLDHDKLAALHCLLLHIGSTVDLESQIIQWISDNVSTCFAFDPIQELIIASLYWKMCLETINLDRLLPYTSLLNWKEEVPGILCKTHITSLPFLKVQNCKGFWEKLNLNLEYVKYVEQPLHFSHKVLRKEWDKLLSDEKTAARTIYIKSIFENTKRVLSSLNTWETEERIVPLFQDEDYQQRLLTGLMVAQLKDHLLRPLQYVGKKKIDQIAVDYVSKLLDLICRMVENAWRKYSPCSLSFSFRQQGKANEITVFRIMCQILQAASGMCLPLPPGFHTLHLEVGMRCLPLHTVLQYIDHGVLHLTEKYVMNLWKELDNTEKNVNLKLSILTRLPQVIGCKICQLWNHSLSSNAIARNYVKLLFEELRNRQHNILFMDRISARIEFLPLNYLVTIIGEMEHQGWAASMEQANMNARLVEELALKHTTTLLGL is encoded by the exons ATGATTGAAAATTCAAGCCGGCTTTCGAAAGAGAGAATTGCCGATGATGTCATTTGGTCCCAATGGGATATGCTAGAACAAAGACTATTCTACATTGTCACAAAG GAAGAAAGAGACCTATTAAACTGCATCCAATTTTATCCCAATAAAGACTTTAAACTAATA CTGGAAGTGCCTTTAGAGATCTCCTTGGCTGACATAAGATTAAA ATCTTTGAACTTGGATTATAGCTATTATCAAGACCAAGAAGCGATACCCAAACCTTTGGATGTACGTGTTTTTACCactgacaaag GAAGCTTATGTCTGTGTTACAGTCTGACTACTATGAATTTCAGAGAAGTGACATATTCTGTGTCTTTTCTACACAAAG gtTATAGTAAAACATATACTACTACTTTGGAAAAAATGGATTCCCTAGAAATAAAGGAGCTGGCTTTTTTGGATCTTG ACTCTTACATGGCTGTGTACTTACCTGGACAGTTCCTGCACCTTCTGAACACACAGCATCCTGACTTGATCTGCCATAGTTTCTTTCTAACAGGTAT AGATGCAGAAATTAATCAACTGAACGCTCACGCTATCTTTTCCCCTGTCAAGTCGAGCATCTTGGACCGCAGCACAGGAAAGATATTTACTGTTGCAATGGGCGAAAAGGCCTTGTTGCAATTTCTGTGGAACAGCAAGTTGGATCATGACAAATTAGCAGCATTGCACTGTCTCCTTCTACATATTGGAAGCACAGTGGATTTGGAAAGCCAG ATTATCCAATGGATTTCTGACAATGTGTCTACTTGTTTTGCATTTGATCCTATACAAGAACTTATAATCG CCTCTTTATACTGGAAAATGTGTCTGGAAACCATCAACTTGGATAGGCTTTTACCATACACTTCACTGCTGAACTGGAAGGAG GAAGTTCCTGGAATTCTGTGTAAAACACACATTACCTCATTACCGTTTTTAAAG gtACAAAACTGCAAAGGCTTCTGGGAAAAGTTAAACCTGAACCTGGAATATGTGAAATACGTTGAACAGCCCTTGCATTTCAGCCACAAGGTGCTTAGGAAGGAATGGGATAAGTTGCTTTCAGATGAG AAGACTGCAGCAAGAACAATTTACATCAAAAGTATATTTGAAAACACAAAAAG gGTGCTATCTAGTTTGAATACATGGGAAACAG aAGAAAGGATAGTTCCTCTTTTTCAAGATGAGGATTACCAGCAACGCTTGCTAACAGGATTG ATGGTGGCGCAGCTGAAAGATCATCTCCTAAGACCCCTACAGTATGTTGGCAAAAAGAAGATTGATCAAATAGCTGTGGATTATGTTTCAAAACTg CTGGACCTAATATGTCGAATGGTGGAGAATGCTTGGAGGAAATACAGTCCTTGTTCCTTGTCCTTCTCATT CAGGCAACAAGGGAAAGCAAATGAGATCACCGTATTCCGTATCATGTGTCAGATTCTGCAGGCAGCCAGTGGGATGTGTTTGCCTTTGCCCCCAG GATTTCACACCCTGCATTTGGAGGTAGGGATGAGATGCCTCCCTTTGCACACAGTCCTACAGTACATTGATCACGGAGTGTTGCATCTAACAGAAAAGTATGTCATGAATCTTTGGAAAG aattaGACAACACTGAAAAGAATGTGAACCTCAAGTTAAGTATCCTTACAAGGCTTCCCCAGGTAA TTGGCTGCAAGATTTGTCAGCTGTGGAACCATTCTTTAAGCTCAAATGCTATTGCGAGGAACTATGTTAAACTCTTGTTTGAGGAACTCAGAAATAGACAG CACAATATATTATTCATGGACAGAATATCAGCCCGTATTGAGTTTCTCCCACTCAACTATTTGGTCACTATCATAGGAGAGATGGAGCATCAAG GATGGGCAGCTTCTATGGAACAAGCCAACATGAATGCAAGATTGGTTGAAGAGCTGGCACTGAAGCACACTACAACGCTCTTAGGTCTTTAA
- the GSAP gene encoding gamma-secretase-activating protein isoform X2 yields the protein MIENSSRLSKERIADDVIWSQWDMLEQRLFYIVTKEERDLLNCIQFYPNKDFKLILEVPLEISLADIRLKSLNLDYSYYQDQEAIPKPLDVRVFTTDKGSLCLCYSLTTMNFREVTYSVSFLHKGYSKTYTTTLEKMDSLEIKELAFLDLDSYMAVYLPGQFLHLLNTQHPDLICHSFFLTGIDAEINQLNAHAIFSPVKSSILDRSTGKIFTVAMGEKALLQFLWNSKLDHDKLAALHCLLLHIGSTVDLESQIIQWISDNVSTCFAFDPIQELIIASLYWKMCLETINLDRLLPYTSLLNWKEVQNCKGFWEKLNLNLEYVKYVEQPLHFSHKVLRKEWDKLLSDEKTAARTIYIKSIFENTKRVLSSLNTWETEERIVPLFQDEDYQQRLLTGLMVAQLKDHLLRPLQYVGKKKIDQIAVDYVSKLLDLICRMVENAWRKYSPCSLSFSFRQQGKANEITVFRIMCQILQAASGMCLPLPPGFHTLHLEVGMRCLPLHTVLQYIDHGVLHLTEKYVMNLWKELDNTEKNVNLKLSILTRLPQVIGCKICQLWNHSLSSNAIARNYVKLLFEELRNRQHNILFMDRISARIEFLPLNYLVTIIGEMEHQGWAASMEQANMNARLVEELALKHTTTLLGL from the exons ATGATTGAAAATTCAAGCCGGCTTTCGAAAGAGAGAATTGCCGATGATGTCATTTGGTCCCAATGGGATATGCTAGAACAAAGACTATTCTACATTGTCACAAAG GAAGAAAGAGACCTATTAAACTGCATCCAATTTTATCCCAATAAAGACTTTAAACTAATA CTGGAAGTGCCTTTAGAGATCTCCTTGGCTGACATAAGATTAAA ATCTTTGAACTTGGATTATAGCTATTATCAAGACCAAGAAGCGATACCCAAACCTTTGGATGTACGTGTTTTTACCactgacaaag GAAGCTTATGTCTGTGTTACAGTCTGACTACTATGAATTTCAGAGAAGTGACATATTCTGTGTCTTTTCTACACAAAG gtTATAGTAAAACATATACTACTACTTTGGAAAAAATGGATTCCCTAGAAATAAAGGAGCTGGCTTTTTTGGATCTTG ACTCTTACATGGCTGTGTACTTACCTGGACAGTTCCTGCACCTTCTGAACACACAGCATCCTGACTTGATCTGCCATAGTTTCTTTCTAACAGGTAT AGATGCAGAAATTAATCAACTGAACGCTCACGCTATCTTTTCCCCTGTCAAGTCGAGCATCTTGGACCGCAGCACAGGAAAGATATTTACTGTTGCAATGGGCGAAAAGGCCTTGTTGCAATTTCTGTGGAACAGCAAGTTGGATCATGACAAATTAGCAGCATTGCACTGTCTCCTTCTACATATTGGAAGCACAGTGGATTTGGAAAGCCAG ATTATCCAATGGATTTCTGACAATGTGTCTACTTGTTTTGCATTTGATCCTATACAAGAACTTATAATCG CCTCTTTATACTGGAAAATGTGTCTGGAAACCATCAACTTGGATAGGCTTTTACCATACACTTCACTGCTGAACTGGAAGGAG gtACAAAACTGCAAAGGCTTCTGGGAAAAGTTAAACCTGAACCTGGAATATGTGAAATACGTTGAACAGCCCTTGCATTTCAGCCACAAGGTGCTTAGGAAGGAATGGGATAAGTTGCTTTCAGATGAG AAGACTGCAGCAAGAACAATTTACATCAAAAGTATATTTGAAAACACAAAAAG gGTGCTATCTAGTTTGAATACATGGGAAACAG aAGAAAGGATAGTTCCTCTTTTTCAAGATGAGGATTACCAGCAACGCTTGCTAACAGGATTG ATGGTGGCGCAGCTGAAAGATCATCTCCTAAGACCCCTACAGTATGTTGGCAAAAAGAAGATTGATCAAATAGCTGTGGATTATGTTTCAAAACTg CTGGACCTAATATGTCGAATGGTGGAGAATGCTTGGAGGAAATACAGTCCTTGTTCCTTGTCCTTCTCATT CAGGCAACAAGGGAAAGCAAATGAGATCACCGTATTCCGTATCATGTGTCAGATTCTGCAGGCAGCCAGTGGGATGTGTTTGCCTTTGCCCCCAG GATTTCACACCCTGCATTTGGAGGTAGGGATGAGATGCCTCCCTTTGCACACAGTCCTACAGTACATTGATCACGGAGTGTTGCATCTAACAGAAAAGTATGTCATGAATCTTTGGAAAG aattaGACAACACTGAAAAGAATGTGAACCTCAAGTTAAGTATCCTTACAAGGCTTCCCCAGGTAA TTGGCTGCAAGATTTGTCAGCTGTGGAACCATTCTTTAAGCTCAAATGCTATTGCGAGGAACTATGTTAAACTCTTGTTTGAGGAACTCAGAAATAGACAG CACAATATATTATTCATGGACAGAATATCAGCCCGTATTGAGTTTCTCCCACTCAACTATTTGGTCACTATCATAGGAGAGATGGAGCATCAAG GATGGGCAGCTTCTATGGAACAAGCCAACATGAATGCAAGATTGGTTGAAGAGCTGGCACTGAAGCACACTACAACGCTCTTAGGTCTTTAA